Proteins co-encoded in one Alcanivorax sp. genomic window:
- a CDS encoding PilZ domain-containing protein — protein MATAMENRRYPRIHREESLSLTLLPARSSSVSQEDRLYLTTHDVSLAGISVELPTPIRPDTDVELWVALLEDHGTYHLYGTVAWCAAPDGQLLAGIALDLEQADGRLWAAHFDNDGQFSD, from the coding sequence ATGGCAACGGCAATGGAAAACCGACGCTATCCCCGCATTCACCGTGAAGAGAGCCTGTCTCTGACACTGCTCCCGGCACGGTCTTCATCTGTGAGCCAGGAAGACCGGCTCTACCTGACTACCCATGATGTCTCTCTGGCGGGTATCAGCGTGGAGCTCCCAACCCCGATTCGCCCGGACACGGATGTGGAACTCTGGGTTGCGCTGCTGGAAGACCACGGCACTTATCATCTCTACGGCACCGTGGCCTGGTGTGCCGCCCCTGATGGGCAGCTGCTTGCGGGTATCGCTCTGGATCTGGAGCAGGCCGACGGCAGGTTGTGGGCAGCCCATTTCGATAACGATGGTCAGTTCAGTGACTGA
- a CDS encoding putative solute-binding protein, whose amino-acid sequence MRYLKVLSAAATAALALTFTPAHAAEKRTLCVFDIIGASGDIYNIMKDYKTAALGWGVDLELKPYTDEKIASEDLKAGQCDAAVLTGIRGRQFNNYTGSLDSIGAIPTYDAMRTVITVLASGNPSVNQNLVSGPYEVAGVAPMGAAYLFVKDKTIDTVGELSGKSIAVLEYDSAQANMASRVGMSPVMSDVTNFSGRFNNGSVDICFAPIAAYSALELYKGMQPSGGIVDYVLGQLTAQVIVRKDKFPDGFAQQSRKYMLGQFDRAMRVIENANSEVDKKWWIRIPEADKLKYDQMMREARIALTNDGVYSKDMMTLLRKVRCKEEPSRAECVNPVE is encoded by the coding sequence ATGCGCTATCTCAAGGTATTGAGTGCAGCGGCAACAGCAGCATTGGCATTGACCTTTACCCCTGCCCATGCTGCAGAAAAAAGAACCCTGTGCGTATTCGACATCATCGGCGCCAGTGGCGACATCTATAACATCATGAAGGACTACAAAACCGCAGCCCTGGGCTGGGGTGTAGACCTTGAACTGAAACCCTACACCGATGAAAAGATCGCTTCAGAAGACCTTAAGGCCGGCCAGTGTGACGCTGCCGTGCTGACCGGTATTCGTGGGCGTCAATTCAATAATTACACCGGTAGCCTGGACTCCATTGGTGCTATTCCCACCTATGACGCCATGCGCACCGTGATCACGGTTCTGGCCAGTGGTAACCCCTCTGTAAACCAGAATCTGGTTTCCGGCCCTTATGAAGTGGCTGGTGTGGCGCCCATGGGGGCGGCCTATCTGTTCGTGAAAGACAAAACCATCGACACCGTGGGCGAGCTGTCCGGCAAGTCCATCGCGGTACTGGAATACGACAGCGCCCAGGCCAACATGGCCTCCCGGGTCGGCATGTCTCCGGTGATGTCTGACGTCACCAACTTCTCCGGCCGCTTCAACAATGGTTCTGTCGACATCTGCTTTGCCCCCATTGCGGCTTATTCCGCACTGGAACTCTACAAGGGCATGCAGCCCAGCGGCGGTATCGTGGACTACGTGCTGGGTCAGCTCACCGCCCAGGTGATTGTTCGCAAGGACAAGTTCCCTGACGGTTTCGCCCAACAGTCCCGAAAGTACATGCTTGGCCAGTTTGACCGTGCCATGCGGGTGATCGAGAACGCCAACTCGGAAGTAGACAAAAAATGGTGGATTCGTATCCCTGAGGCGGACAAGCTGAAGTATGACCAAATGATGCGTGAAGCACGAATTGCTCTGACCAATGACGGCGTATACAGCAAGGACATGATGACCCTGCTGCGCAAGGTCCGTTGTAAGGAAGAGCCATCCAGAGCGGAATGCGTCAACCCCGTGGAATAA
- a CDS encoding efflux RND transporter permease subunit, producing MNRSIAWFAGNSAVANLLMMTLLLAGLLAIPNTRQETLPNVPLDRIGIYVAWPQATPEMVESLVCTPVETAIDDVEGGTELISESREGLCSVQLDVVEGHDTRAVLEQIRTRLEGLDTLPRGADRPRVQELVVRNRVVRLLVSGHLSRKDIYQLAQKARRQLLNHEAVSSVDIENLPDREMSLQVHRDDLYRYQLTLDGMAAAASQSVQRIAGGLLRSERGDWLLQTGQQPGSVQAYEQLAIRQSDQGDMLRLGDVARVEDGFSRDNQAAWLDGQPAVALDVYRVGDQNVLAVANAVKQWMQETELPRGVTLRIWNDDARQFQERSNLLWRNALQGLVMLTLMLAIFLTLRLAGWVSLGIPVCMLGACALLPLLGESFNTISLFAFILVLGIVVDDAVIVGESIDHQRRQGLPGPEAAVSGARRVAKPLLFAVLTTIFAFAPLLFLPGPEGALMRVIPIVSIAILVLSLVESLWILPAHLSHGRPPRGIWLKSERLSNRINEKLERWLDYRARPLLRQALHWRYVLVIVFLGLFLFCCALVNSGWLTMVLFSRVEGDRIMAEVVFPQGTGDARLLREVQALEGSANELSSALASEQAPVAVDAVFAEQGVRQKTSNAQDPGARFRVRVTLAISGDTGQLSPRELAARWREVHGPIADALSVKFHASLMAVKPDIHLNLFHTDLVTLQRMSEQAALALSQMEGVHEVANNLHAKRTIVEISLREEGKLAGLRAEDVGAQVRNAFHGIELDRWFEQDREVPVMLRLSAQDSANLTDLEKLPLQLPNGEMTVLAAVADLSRRQAPAMISHYAGRRSATVSAFVDEHTTSPGLVMQRLQNTLLDPMMAGDEEAGWTVAGKQAAVQDFLDHLSISYLIALAAIFFLLTVLFGGYGQPLLVMAAIPFGMVGAFMGHFLLGYSLTLWSLVGVIAVSGVVVNDNLVLIDAINELKGKGWALRDAVVEGVSGRLRPVMLTSITTFAGVAPLMLETSVQARFLIPMAVALAFGVLFATLVSLLLVPCLLVISHDVKVAWHRWQARWRAPEASEIDTVEVAYERGQLTAWWGASNPYEDPVLRSAWEAGRQDHGNKEEGELPQHL from the coding sequence ATGAATCGTTCCATCGCCTGGTTTGCCGGCAACAGCGCGGTGGCCAACCTGTTGATGATGACGCTGCTGCTGGCGGGCTTGCTGGCGATCCCCAACACCCGCCAGGAAACCCTTCCCAATGTGCCGCTGGACCGCATCGGCATCTATGTGGCCTGGCCCCAGGCGACCCCGGAAATGGTCGAGTCCCTGGTCTGTACCCCGGTGGAAACCGCCATCGATGATGTGGAGGGGGGCACAGAACTGATCAGTGAATCCCGTGAGGGGCTCTGTTCAGTGCAGCTGGATGTGGTGGAAGGCCATGACACCCGGGCAGTGCTTGAGCAGATCCGCACCCGTCTGGAAGGGCTGGATACCTTGCCCCGCGGGGCTGATCGTCCACGGGTACAGGAACTGGTGGTGCGTAACCGGGTGGTGCGACTGCTGGTCAGTGGTCACCTGTCGCGCAAGGATATCTACCAGCTGGCCCAGAAGGCCCGTCGCCAGTTGCTCAACCATGAAGCGGTGTCCAGTGTGGATATCGAGAACCTGCCGGACCGGGAAATGTCCCTGCAGGTGCACCGGGATGATCTCTATCGATATCAGCTCACCCTGGATGGTATGGCCGCGGCGGCCTCCCAGAGCGTGCAGCGGATTGCAGGTGGGTTGCTGCGCAGTGAGCGTGGCGACTGGTTGCTGCAGACTGGCCAGCAGCCAGGCAGTGTGCAGGCTTATGAACAGCTCGCCATTCGCCAGTCGGATCAGGGTGACATGTTGCGCCTGGGCGATGTGGCCCGGGTTGAAGATGGTTTCTCGCGGGACAATCAGGCCGCCTGGCTGGATGGCCAGCCAGCGGTGGCGCTGGATGTGTACCGGGTTGGCGACCAGAATGTGCTGGCGGTGGCCAATGCGGTAAAGCAGTGGATGCAGGAAACCGAGCTTCCTCGTGGCGTTACCTTGCGTATCTGGAATGATGATGCGCGCCAGTTTCAGGAGCGCTCCAACCTGCTGTGGCGAAATGCACTACAGGGTCTGGTTATGCTGACTCTGATGCTGGCGATTTTTCTGACGCTGCGGCTGGCAGGCTGGGTATCCCTGGGGATTCCGGTGTGCATGCTGGGAGCCTGCGCCCTGTTGCCGTTGCTGGGTGAATCCTTCAATACCATTTCCCTGTTCGCCTTTATTCTGGTGTTGGGGATCGTGGTAGATGACGCGGTGATTGTGGGCGAAAGCATTGATCATCAGCGGCGTCAGGGCTTGCCGGGGCCCGAAGCGGCCGTCAGCGGCGCCAGGCGCGTTGCCAAACCCTTGCTGTTTGCCGTACTGACCACGATTTTTGCCTTTGCGCCCCTGCTGTTTCTGCCGGGCCCGGAAGGGGCGTTGATGCGTGTGATTCCGATTGTGTCCATTGCCATCCTGGTGTTGTCGCTGGTGGAGTCCCTGTGGATCCTGCCTGCGCACCTTAGCCATGGTCGTCCGCCTCGCGGTATCTGGCTCAAGTCCGAGCGTCTGTCCAACCGGATCAATGAAAAACTGGAGCGTTGGCTGGATTACCGGGCGCGGCCGTTGTTGCGGCAGGCCCTGCACTGGCGGTATGTGCTGGTGATCGTTTTTCTGGGATTGTTCCTGTTCTGCTGTGCGTTGGTGAACAGTGGATGGCTGACCATGGTGTTGTTTTCCCGGGTGGAAGGCGATCGCATCATGGCGGAAGTGGTGTTCCCGCAGGGCACCGGTGACGCGCGGCTGCTGCGTGAGGTGCAGGCACTTGAAGGGTCCGCCAATGAGCTTTCCAGTGCCCTGGCCTCCGAGCAGGCGCCAGTGGCCGTGGACGCGGTCTTCGCCGAGCAGGGGGTGCGCCAGAAGACCTCTAATGCCCAGGATCCGGGGGCACGCTTTCGGGTAAGGGTGACCCTGGCCATCAGTGGCGATACCGGGCAGCTGTCGCCCAGGGAGCTGGCCGCGCGCTGGCGGGAGGTCCACGGTCCGATTGCAGATGCCCTGTCGGTGAAGTTCCATGCCAGCTTGATGGCGGTGAAACCGGATATCCATCTCAACCTGTTTCACACCGACCTGGTCACCCTGCAGCGGATGAGCGAGCAGGCCGCGCTGGCCCTTTCACAGATGGAAGGGGTGCATGAGGTGGCCAATAATCTCCATGCCAAGCGCACCATCGTGGAAATTTCCTTGCGCGAAGAAGGCAAGCTGGCCGGCTTGCGTGCCGAGGACGTTGGCGCCCAGGTGCGTAATGCCTTCCATGGCATCGAACTGGACCGCTGGTTCGAACAGGACAGGGAAGTGCCGGTGATGCTGCGGCTCTCTGCCCAGGACAGTGCCAACCTGACGGATCTGGAAAAGCTGCCGCTGCAGCTGCCCAACGGGGAAATGACGGTTCTGGCGGCGGTGGCGGATCTGTCCCGCCGTCAGGCGCCGGCCATGATCAGCCACTATGCCGGGCGGCGCAGTGCCACGGTCAGTGCCTTTGTGGATGAGCACACCACCTCACCGGGACTGGTCATGCAGCGACTGCAGAACACTTTGCTTGATCCCATGATGGCAGGTGATGAAGAGGCAGGCTGGACCGTGGCGGGCAAGCAGGCAGCGGTGCAGGATTTTCTTGATCATCTGTCTATCAGCTACTTGATCGCCCTGGCGGCCATCTTCTTCTTGCTCACGGTGCTGTTCGGTGGCTATGGCCAGCCCCTGCTGGTTATGGCAGCCATTCCGTTCGGCATGGTGGGGGCCTTTATGGGGCACTTCCTGCTGGGCTACAGCCTGACACTGTGGTCGCTGGTTGGGGTGATTGCGGTCAGCGGTGTGGTGGTGAATGACAACCTGGTGTTGATTGATGCCATCAATGAGCTCAAAGGCAAGGGCTGGGCGCTACGTGATGCCGTGGTCGAAGGTGTCAGCGGCCGCCTGCGACCGGTAATGCTCACCTCCATCACTACCTTCGCCGGTGTGGCCCCGCTGATGCTGGAAACCAGTGTGCAGGCCCGCTTCCTGATCCCCATGGCGGTGGCATTGGCCTTCGGTGTGCTGTTTGCCACCCTGGTGAGTCTGTTGTTGGTGCCCTGTCTGCTGGTGATCAGCCATGATGTGAAAGTGGCCTGGCATCGCTGGCAGGCCCGCTGGCGGGCTCCGGAAGCATCGGAAATCGATACCGTTGAGGTCGCCTACGAGCGGGGCCAGCTCACCGCCTGGTGGGGTGCCAGCAACCCCTACGAGGATCCGGTTCTGCGCTCGGCATGGGAAGCCGGGCGGCAGGATCACGGCAATAAGGAAGAAGGGGAGCTGCCGCAGCATTTGTAG
- a CDS encoding YcgL domain-containing protein, translating to MLKGKLFCSIYKTRKKAGMYLFVDRQKGLKDLPEALLNQFGRPEHVNDMILSPERPLARADVQQVMDKIREQGFYLQMPPPPDEDLYLAAGHPDRPRGMDED from the coding sequence GTGCTGAAAGGCAAGCTGTTTTGCTCGATTTACAAGACCCGCAAGAAGGCGGGCATGTACCTGTTTGTGGACCGCCAGAAGGGCCTGAAGGATCTGCCGGAGGCCTTGCTGAACCAGTTCGGTCGTCCGGAACATGTGAACGATATGATTCTCTCGCCAGAGCGCCCGCTGGCCCGGGCTGACGTGCAGCAGGTCATGGACAAGATTCGCGAGCAGGGGTTTTATCTGCAGATGCCGCCACCGCCGGATGAGGACCTCTATCTGGCGGCGGGCCACCCGGATCGCCCGCGGGGCATGGATGAGGACTGA
- the gpmA gene encoding 2,3-diphosphoglycerate-dependent phosphoglycerate mutase encodes MSTKLVLVRHGQSVWNKENRFTGWKDVDLTEQGREEARTAGELLKEAGFEFDVAYTSVLKRAIRTLWTIMDTMDQMWIPVIRDYRLNERHYGALQGLNKAETAEKYGDDQVHIWRRSYDTPPPKMERDDERYAGNFRVYKDLKEEQIPLSESLKDTVDRFIPYFESDIKPAIEAGKQVLICAHGNSLRALVKYLGDISDEEIVKLNIPTGVPMVYELDDNLKAVKNYYLGDAEEVAKAAEAVANQGKA; translated from the coding sequence ATGAGCACGAAACTGGTACTGGTCCGCCATGGCCAGAGCGTTTGGAACAAGGAAAACCGCTTCACCGGCTGGAAAGATGTGGATCTGACCGAGCAAGGCCGCGAGGAAGCCCGTACCGCTGGCGAACTGCTGAAAGAAGCAGGCTTTGAATTCGACGTGGCTTACACCTCCGTGCTCAAGCGCGCCATCCGCACCCTCTGGACCATCATGGACACCATGGACCAGATGTGGATCCCGGTCATTCGTGACTACCGCCTCAACGAACGTCATTACGGTGCTCTGCAAGGCCTGAACAAGGCCGAAACCGCCGAAAAATATGGGGATGATCAGGTTCATATCTGGCGCCGCAGCTACGACACGCCGCCGCCCAAGATGGAGCGTGATGACGAGCGTTACGCCGGCAACTTCCGCGTCTACAAAGACCTGAAGGAAGAGCAGATTCCCCTGTCCGAAAGCCTCAAGGACACCGTGGATCGCTTCATCCCCTACTTCGAGAGCGACATCAAGCCCGCCATCGAAGCCGGCAAACAGGTACTGATCTGCGCCCACGGCAACAGCCTGCGCGCCCTGGTGAAATACCTGGGTGATATCTCCGACGAGGAGATCGTGAAGCTGAACATCCCCACCGGGGTGCCCATGGTCTACGAGCTGGATGACAACCTGAAAGCGGTGAAGAACTACTACCTGGGCGATGCCGAGGAAGTCGCCAAGGCCGCCGAGGCCGTCGCCAATCAGGGTAAGGCGTAA
- a CDS encoding TRAP transporter large permease subunit, producing MDKPSSMTVANRSVGEWLSSLPTLILLLLTIFLASGEVIHSQLLKIGENTWEGYFKLRSAGLVGEPTCNPDPNLDLELQKAVQQKKAQMADDPLAGIFGTDVDEGALRQSLEASRQICRDKWADYKMVQEQVTPGVIAFRNIEGGVAKVVTSLGNYKRLLLCLLVIICAATATLTRHHISLRPPKTRKDHLVATGGQLAANLMLLASAWIYRGEEVSAIADGVQVSHFYLHQFWIGGFIILSLAALYQLVRPPKDLEEGGTWGKALLTIPLYSFMCLTAGAQFVSQGYYHGISVYLGMMMELSTLFLSLALYIWIGMMLRQTKMAHLVFDVLRPWKMSPELMCFVVLAVAAVPTAYTGASGIFVIAAGATIYNELIRAGARKQLALAATAMSGSMGVVLRPCLLVVIIAALNNSVTTDELFTSGLKIFGLSLILFFIYSQFARTAPARIAPFSEAVPASLKRLIPLLPYVVIMGTVVVVFRDLLSTELNEIYAPIILPVMLLAILCYEKLSNKSLHVFTLVLVPLILYSFYNMMGMQEALSSGNIPTGTSAEDLQGEFWGLFWRNIILAACLVVHYLVKTPDMDPHYQPEPGVGEKLETSLRFATNETTGHIGALLMLMALSVSVGGIIERSGVMEALPETFPSIWVAMTLLVITMVIIGMIMDPYGAVILVNATIAQIAFDNGIAPLHFWMITLVAFELGYLSPPVALNHLLTRQVVGDEEVESAKVHGGSFYRRYEKFLLPIAVMLTALLMVSYLPLLSDSLHEYLFQKIAHG from the coding sequence ATGGATAAACCTTCTAGTATGACTGTAGCCAACCGCTCCGTCGGTGAATGGCTATCCTCTCTCCCCACCCTGATTCTCCTGTTGCTGACGATTTTTCTGGCATCAGGTGAAGTCATCCACTCCCAGCTGCTGAAAATCGGTGAGAACACCTGGGAGGGCTACTTCAAACTACGTTCAGCCGGGCTGGTCGGTGAACCCACTTGTAACCCGGACCCGAATCTGGATCTTGAACTGCAGAAGGCGGTACAGCAGAAAAAGGCCCAGATGGCGGATGATCCCCTGGCTGGCATTTTCGGCACCGATGTGGACGAAGGCGCCCTGCGTCAGTCCCTGGAAGCCTCCCGCCAGATCTGCCGCGACAAATGGGCCGACTACAAAATGGTCCAGGAGCAGGTTACCCCCGGGGTGATTGCGTTCCGTAACATCGAGGGCGGCGTGGCCAAGGTAGTAACCAGCCTCGGCAACTACAAACGCCTGCTGCTCTGTCTGCTGGTGATTATCTGTGCAGCGACGGCCACACTGACGCGTCACCACATTTCACTGCGGCCTCCCAAGACCCGCAAGGACCACCTGGTGGCCACAGGTGGCCAGCTGGCCGCCAACCTGATGCTGCTGGCCTCCGCGTGGATCTATCGTGGTGAGGAAGTCTCCGCCATTGCTGATGGTGTTCAGGTCAGCCACTTCTATCTGCACCAGTTCTGGATCGGCGGCTTCATCATCCTGTCACTGGCGGCGCTGTACCAGCTGGTCCGTCCGCCCAAGGATCTGGAAGAAGGCGGCACCTGGGGCAAGGCCCTGCTGACCATTCCGTTGTACAGCTTCATGTGTCTCACCGCAGGCGCCCAGTTCGTCAGCCAGGGTTACTACCACGGCATCAGCGTCTACCTGGGCATGATGATGGAACTGTCCACCCTGTTCCTCAGCCTGGCCCTGTATATCTGGATCGGTATGATGCTGCGCCAGACCAAGATGGCCCATCTGGTTTTCGACGTGCTGCGTCCCTGGAAGATGTCTCCGGAGCTGATGTGCTTCGTGGTACTGGCCGTTGCCGCGGTACCCACTGCCTACACCGGCGCATCCGGTATCTTCGTTATCGCTGCCGGTGCCACCATCTACAATGAACTGATCCGTGCGGGTGCCCGCAAGCAACTGGCTCTGGCGGCTACCGCCATGTCCGGCTCCATGGGTGTGGTACTGCGTCCCTGTCTGCTGGTGGTGATCATCGCCGCCCTGAACAACAGCGTAACCACCGACGAACTGTTCACTTCCGGCCTGAAGATCTTCGGCCTGTCGCTGATCCTGTTCTTCATCTACAGCCAGTTTGCGCGCACTGCCCCGGCCCGTATTGCGCCGTTCTCCGAAGCCGTGCCGGCCAGCCTCAAGCGCCTGATTCCGCTGCTGCCCTATGTCGTCATCATGGGCACCGTGGTCGTGGTATTCCGTGATCTGCTGAGCACCGAGCTGAACGAGATCTACGCACCGATCATTCTGCCGGTCATGCTGCTGGCGATCCTCTGCTACGAGAAGCTCAGCAACAAGTCCCTGCATGTATTCACCCTGGTATTGGTACCGCTGATCCTCTACTCCTTCTACAACATGATGGGTATGCAGGAAGCTCTGAGCTCCGGCAACATCCCCACCGGCACTTCCGCAGAAGACCTGCAAGGTGAGTTCTGGGGCCTGTTCTGGCGCAACATCATCCTGGCGGCCTGTCTTGTGGTGCACTACCTGGTGAAGACGCCGGACATGGATCCCCATTACCAGCCCGAGCCCGGTGTTGGGGAAAAGCTGGAAACCTCTCTGCGCTTTGCCACCAATGAAACCACCGGCCACATCGGTGCGTTGCTGATGCTGATGGCACTGTCGGTGAGTGTGGGCGGTATCATCGAGCGCTCCGGAGTGATGGAAGCCCTGCCGGAAACCTTCCCGAGCATCTGGGTGGCCATGACCCTGCTGGTTATCACCATGGTAATCATTGGCATGATCATGGACCCCTACGGGGCGGTGATTCTGGTGAACGCCACCATTGCCCAGATCGCCTTCGACAACGGCATTGCCCCATTGCACTTCTGGATGATCACTCTGGTGGCCTTCGAACTGGGTTACCTGTCACCGCCAGTGGCACTCAACCACTTGTTAACGAGACAGGTGGTGGGTGACGAGGAAGTGGAATCTGCCAAGGTTCACGGTGGCAGCTTCTACCGTCGCTACGAGAAGTTCCTTCTGCCCATCGCGGTGATGCTGACAGCCCTGCTGATGGTGTCCTACCTGCCGCTGCTGTCAGATAGCCTGCACGAGTATCTGTTCCAGAAGATCGCGCACGGTTGA
- a CDS encoding HIT family protein, whose protein sequence is MKLCIFCQIQAGELPASVVYEDEQAMVILDLFPVREGHCLVIPKVHAPLVEDLSAEMSSHLMDLARRTIKAQKRAGLPVKAHNLVINDGREANQHVPHVHLHVIPRRGGDTLATALTWATRLVNIFGMAKRRQKLDRLAGLLAEHFPGEPGS, encoded by the coding sequence ATGAAGCTGTGTATTTTCTGTCAGATCCAGGCCGGTGAACTGCCCGCCAGCGTGGTCTACGAGGACGAGCAGGCCATGGTGATCCTGGACCTGTTTCCGGTCCGGGAAGGGCACTGTCTGGTGATTCCCAAGGTTCATGCCCCGCTGGTGGAAGATCTGAGCGCAGAGATGTCCAGTCACTTGATGGATCTGGCCCGCCGTACCATCAAGGCCCAGAAGCGGGCCGGCTTGCCGGTGAAGGCCCATAACCTGGTGATCAATGATGGCCGGGAGGCCAACCAGCACGTGCCCCATGTGCACTTGCACGTGATTCCCCGTCGGGGGGGCGACACCCTGGCCACAGCCCTGACCTGGGCCACCCGTCTGGTCAACATCTTTGGCATGGCTAAACGGCGCCAGAAACTGGATCGCCTGGCAGGACTGCTGGCTGAGCATTTTCCGGGTGAGCCCGGATCCTGA
- a CDS encoding class I SAM-dependent methyltransferase — MTESLFQRGSAYQHHRPDYPATLFQWLAAQCNQHTLALDMGCGTGQACRHLEPLFEQVLGADISLKQIQAAPASFTHYVCGSSSALPLPEASVNLITVAQAFHWFDSPSFFAEAQRCLRPGGLLALISYGLCEVEGLGDLIRDYHDGPLEPWWPPERSALMANYPDATLPWQQVPYPGDALECHWGLADMLGYLDTWSALVKARQAGEDPLATFTPVLADAWGNQPRTVRWPLRVKAWRRP; from the coding sequence GTGACTGAATCGCTGTTTCAGCGAGGTTCGGCCTACCAACACCACCGCCCCGACTATCCGGCCACCCTGTTCCAATGGCTGGCAGCGCAATGTAACCAACACACACTGGCGCTGGATATGGGGTGTGGCACAGGTCAGGCCTGCAGGCACCTGGAACCGTTGTTCGAACAGGTACTTGGGGCTGACATCAGCCTCAAACAAATACAGGCGGCTCCCGCTTCATTCACCCACTACGTGTGCGGGTCCTCCTCTGCCCTCCCCTTGCCAGAGGCCAGTGTGAACCTGATCACCGTGGCCCAGGCCTTTCACTGGTTTGATTCCCCGTCATTTTTCGCCGAGGCACAGCGATGCCTGCGCCCCGGCGGCCTTCTTGCGCTTATCAGCTATGGGCTTTGTGAAGTGGAAGGGCTTGGAGACCTGATACGCGATTACCATGACGGTCCGCTCGAGCCCTGGTGGCCACCGGAAAGGTCCGCTCTGATGGCCAATTACCCCGATGCCACACTGCCCTGGCAGCAGGTTCCCTACCCCGGCGATGCCCTGGAATGCCACTGGGGGTTAGCGGATATGCTCGGCTATCTGGATACCTGGTCTGCGCTGGTGAAGGCCCGGCAGGCCGGTGAGGACCCACTGGCAACCTTTACCCCGGTGTTGGCCGACGCCTGGGGAAATCAGCCGCGGACGGTACGCTGGCCATTACGGGTAAAGGCGTGGCGCCGGCCCTGA
- a CDS encoding YcgN family cysteine cluster protein: protein MRTDALRERFWELPLDALNKQEWEALCDGCGGCCLVKLQDEDSGELAFTNLACRYLDANKCQCRVYQQRFSKVPDCIQVTEAVARNTDWLPSTCAYRLRAHGRPLPQWHPLLSGDRRSVQQAGVSVAGRVVSEQLVPEEDWEEHIIHWVE, encoded by the coding sequence ATGAGGACTGATGCTCTGCGTGAGCGGTTCTGGGAATTGCCCCTGGACGCGCTCAACAAGCAGGAATGGGAAGCGCTCTGCGATGGCTGCGGAGGCTGCTGTCTGGTTAAACTGCAGGATGAGGACAGCGGCGAGCTGGCGTTTACCAATCTGGCCTGTCGCTATCTGGATGCCAACAAATGCCAGTGCCGGGTGTACCAACAGCGGTTCAGCAAGGTGCCGGATTGTATTCAGGTCACTGAGGCAGTGGCCCGGAATACGGACTGGTTGCCCTCCACCTGTGCCTACCGCCTGCGCGCCCATGGACGACCGTTGCCGCAGTGGCATCCGCTACTGAGCGGTGACCGCCGTTCGGTACAGCAAGCGGGCGTCAGTGTGGCCGGGCGGGTGGTTTCCGAGCAGCTGGTCCCTGAAGAAGACTGGGAAGAACACATTATTCATTGGGTAGAGTGA
- the rnd gene encoding ribonuclease D, with protein MAYLWCDTNDAIGSWLDSLAPGSPMYLDTEFMRERTFWPELALVQVHDGDAIRLIDTPRITPAALAPLFRQHTLVMHACSEDLEAIASYTGAYPAAIEDTQIAAALTGEDMQLGYQKVVQMLLGVELPKGATRTNWLKRPLSEEQLHYAEDDVKYLPQVTSILRERLTALGRMDWWQEECDRLLAQASREELPEDAWRGVKGAGLLPDDARAVLSVLAPWRNRMARERNLPKSFVIKDAQLLDLARARGGHRGILADVGLHPKSIRRDGEALLALIAEGQQVAPPPPLPGPPDAHEKKMAKALRSKVGQVADQVGLKPDVLMRRRWLESLIRNPERVPEPLTGWRNAIITQPLLELL; from the coding sequence ATGGCTTATCTCTGGTGTGACACAAATGACGCAATCGGCAGCTGGCTGGACAGCCTTGCCCCCGGCAGCCCCATGTACCTGGATACGGAATTCATGCGTGAGCGCACCTTCTGGCCCGAACTGGCGCTGGTCCAGGTGCATGATGGCGACGCTATCCGCCTGATCGATACGCCCCGCATCACGCCTGCGGCACTGGCGCCACTGTTTCGACAACACACTCTGGTGATGCACGCCTGCTCAGAGGATCTGGAGGCCATTGCCAGTTATACCGGCGCCTATCCGGCGGCCATCGAAGACACCCAGATCGCAGCCGCACTCACCGGTGAGGACATGCAGCTTGGCTACCAGAAGGTGGTGCAGATGTTGCTCGGGGTAGAGCTGCCGAAAGGGGCGACCCGCACCAACTGGCTGAAGCGCCCGCTTAGTGAAGAGCAATTGCATTACGCGGAGGATGACGTGAAATACCTGCCGCAAGTGACGTCGATCCTCCGTGAGCGGCTAACGGCACTGGGACGGATGGACTGGTGGCAGGAAGAATGTGATCGCTTGCTGGCCCAGGCCAGCCGCGAGGAGCTGCCCGAGGATGCCTGGCGGGGTGTGAAGGGCGCAGGCCTGCTGCCGGATGACGCACGGGCGGTTCTCTCCGTACTGGCTCCCTGGCGCAACCGCATGGCCCGCGAGCGCAACCTGCCGAAGAGCTTCGTGATCAAGGACGCCCAGCTGCTGGATCTGGCCCGGGCCCGTGGCGGCCACCGGGGCATACTGGCCGATGTGGGATTGCACCCGAAAAGCATTCGCCGCGATGGTGAGGCATTACTGGCCCTGATCGCTGAAGGCCAACAGGTGGCCCCGCCACCGCCCTTGCCGGGCCCCCCGGATGCGCATGAAAAGAAAATGGCCAAGGCGCTGCGCAGCAAGGTGGGGCAGGTTGCGGATCAGGTCGGGCTGAAGCCGGATGTGCTGATGCGACGTCGCTGGCTGGAGTCCCTGATCCGTAATCCGGAGCGGGTGCCGGAGCCGCTGACCGGCTGGCGCAATGCGATTATCACTCAACCCTTGCTGGAGTTGCTGTAG